A stretch of DNA from Saccharomycodes ludwigii strain NBRC 1722 chromosome I, whole genome shotgun sequence:
GACAGACCTGATGAGAGGATGTTTAATCCTTTAGTtatagtaaataaaaagacaGGCAAAGTTGTAGCAACTGGTATGCTATTGATTGAGCCTAAAATAATACACGAATGTGGATTTGTAGGCCACATTGAGGATATTGCTGTTGCTAGTAGTGAACAGGGTAAAAATTTAGGGTATCATTTGATCAGATCATTAGTGGAAACAGGTAAAAGATCAGGATGTTATAAAATCATACTTGATTGTGATGCGAAGAATATAGGCTTTTATGAAAAGTCAGATTTTAGTAAAGCTGGTATTGAAATGCAAATtcgattttaaaaaaaaatacatgttttttaataaatcaatcattaaacttttaaagatttggaaatgataataataataataataataataaaaaatacttgAATTGTCTATAATAAGAAACTTTAATTTGATTAAGTCTACAAATATTTGGTGTGGTGATTgcatttaaataatattgactaatttttttttttttttttttttttaaggcAATAACCAGGGTAcgaaattttatttgtgtaaaagcaattattattatcattattattttgttattatccaACTCTTTGTGTGCTTAGCTGTAGTAATTTATACATGGGAAGTAGCGCAATACATAATATACACTGAGTTCATCTGgcatttctttttgttttttttttgttattatttttaatactattatcattgttgctattatctattattataatagtttctataaatattattatgtatgggaaaatattgaaaaaaaaaaaaaattcatattTCTTACAAATACAAACATTTTCTTGGAATTATAActccttttttcctttctcaCACAGTCTGTAAAGATTCTAGGGACACAATCGAGTTCCCCCTTACAATAGTTTCAAAACCCATAGGGATAGGTTCGacgtctttttttttcttattagtGTTTTTATCGAGAAGGGTTACAATTTCTATAGCATTTTCTAATACAACATTTAAATACAAATCATAACCTTTTAATATACCTATCACTTTACGACTCCCATTTAGCTGTAACATTATTTTATGAcccatatattttttcaattcagGTGCTGAAACCATTTTCAACTTCCTTGCTgatactaattttttttttctttttttcttgtaaataaaaaacaaaacaaaacagaACAATCCTTAATGATATAACTATATCTTCTCACAAgtgttaatttatttagCTTTATAAATTTACTTGTCTTTGTAAGTTTAGCAGAATCTTTTAAGctgaattgaaaataataat
This window harbors:
- the GNA1 gene encoding glucosamine 6-phosphate N-acetyltransferase (similar to Saccharomyces cerevisiae YFL017C | GNA1 | GlucosamiNe-6-phosphate Acetyltransferase), with the protein product MTTTSETKKLNTDIYEIRRIKASDYEDVTKTLTVLTTVGVVTKEKFHKLLNYWDSVKLPDRPDERMFNPLVIVNKKTGKVVATGMLLIEPKIIHECGFVGHIEDIAVASSEQGKNLGYHLIRSLVETGKRSGCYKIILDCDAKNIGFYEKSDFSKAGIEMQIRF
- the SMX2 gene encoding mRNA splicing protein SMX2 (similar to Saccharomyces cerevisiae YFL017W-A | SMX2 | core Sm protein Sm G), giving the protein MVSAPELKKYMGHKIMLQLNGSRKVIGILKGYDLYLNVVLENAIEIVTLLDKNTNKKKKDVEPIPMGFETIVRGNSIVSLESLQTV